AAAATTTGCCAGAAAGAATAATGCTGCCCATACTTGGAAGGGCTCCGATTTATTAAAAAAGATTGGATATTCTAATTAATTGTTGTTAGGGGAGATCGATCTCCCCACGTACTCTGAAAAAGCGGAAGAAATGGCTCCATATGAGAAAGAATTTGACATCATCGGAGGATACACCTTCTATGGAGCATTTGTCACCGCAGCAAAAGAGTTTACTGCCGTGAAATGGATGACAGCGGCAGAAGCAGAAAAACGCTGGGGACTGCCGGATGGTGCGGTACGGAAAGGATGTACATATGGGCGGCTGCGTGAGTATGTAGAAAATGGACTTGCCCGAAAGTTTGGCGGCACTTGGCTAGTCAGTGACATAGCCATGCAGGAAGTGTATGGCGAGAAGAAAAACGATACGATATAATTGAAAATAAAGAATGATGAACGAAAGGGGTAAAGCCAATGCTAGTAGCTTCGGGTGTAGCATTCAATGAAATCTTTCCATCTCTCAAAATCATTGAACTCAAACGGCGATTATCAAAACAAGGTGGAGAGTGTATCTCCGCCTTCTGCTTGTCATTTTTACTTCATACTCTTTTCTGATTTTTCTCTCAAAAAAATAACCCTTCTTTCAAAGGGCCTGCGTCAAGCTGCGTTAAGTAGATGTCAAGTTCAAAAAATATCTATATCCGGGATAGGTGCCTCATCTAGTGCCCGGACTTCTTCCGTAATATCCTTTTCGTTGTTTACGATTACCTTATCAATCCTAGTATCTCGATACCCTGTCTCCCTCTTAATCTTTTGGATCCATTTGTACGCAACCGTAGGAATATCTTCTTCCTTCCGAACTGTGAAGGTTCCAGATTGCATAAGTTTATTTCCTTCGATATCAAAATGAACCTTTAGATGTATTATCATCAAAATACCCCTCTAGTTCTTCATCGATTTTCTTGGCCATTCGATAGACCAAAATGATCTTCTTGACGTCATTTGGTTTCAATCCTTGATTTTGTAAATCCTCAATCAATTTTTGCCATTCGTCTTTCATTATTTTCACATCCAATAATTTTACTTCTGTTTCTCTACTTTAAATATAAAAACGCCCATATCAGGTACCATCATAAACGATACGTGATATTCACCTTTTTATACTTCTTAGCTAGCGACCTCTTTTTGATGAGGGTAATGATTTTCGAGTCTGATCCCATATAGCATATAGGATAGCTTTTTTAGGAATGATTCCTTTAAAAGATAGAGTTTAGCATCTGCCTTACTAATTTCACCCAGCCAAAAAACGAAATCCATAATGGAATGCTTAATATTATCCCGTTGACTAATCCCTTAAAGAAATTCCCGTTATCATGATTCATTATTACCACCTCTCTTAGACTCTCTGAATATTCTACATTTCTTTATTTTTACTGTTAGGCAGGAACTCAATGTATTTGTTAGATTTGATTATCATTTCGCTTGTATTTTTTTCTTGGAAGGTATTTTTACGTAGTCCTCCCCAGGCCAATATATTCTTACCAATCAGTTGTTCGTCTGTATAAGTAAAATGCTTGAAATACTTGTCAAACACAACAAGACTAAAAAGCACATTTCGAACAGGATTAAAATTTATGTAATACACCTTTTCTCTTCTAAAAACCTGTTCAATGGTCCCGTATACAAAATAACTTAATGAATCGATAGCTTGGTCAGCCCATAATAATTCATGT
The Bacillus methanolicus DNA segment above includes these coding regions:
- a CDS encoding helix-turn-helix domain-containing protein; amino-acid sequence: MLLGEIDLPTYSEKAEEMAPYEKEFDIIGGYTFYGAFVTAAKEFTAVKWMTAAEAEKRWGLPDGAVRKGCTYGRLREYVENGLARKFGGTWLVSDIAMQEVYGEKKNDTI